From Oryza sativa Japonica Group chromosome 4, ASM3414082v1, one genomic window encodes:
- the LOC4336777 gene encoding histone H4, producing the protein MSGRGKGGKGLGKGGAKRHRKVLRDNIQGITKPAIRRLARRGGVKRISGLIYEETRGVLKIFLENVIRDAVTYTEHARRKTVTAMDVVYALKRQGRTLYGFGG; encoded by the coding sequence ATGTCGGGGCGCGGCAAGGGAGGCAAGGGGCTGGGCAAGGGCGGCGCGAAGCGCCACCGCAAGGTGCTCCGCGACAACATCCAGGGGATCACCAAGCCGGCGATCCGGAGGCtggcgaggaggggcggcgtcaAGCGCATCTCCGGGCTCATCTACGAGGAGACCCGCGGCGTGCTCAAGATCTTCCTCGAGAACGTCATCCGCGACGCCGTCACCTACACCGAGCACGCCCGCCGCAAGACCGTCACCGCCATGGACGTCGTCTACGCGCTCAAGCGCCAGGGCCGCACCCTCTACGGCTTCGGAGGCTAG